A single genomic interval of Peribacillus sp. FSL H8-0477 harbors:
- a CDS encoding FecCD family ABC transporter permease, translating to MPKRSIQTYLNKKVIYVLAIAFLTASFLAGVSIGAVSVPIMDLLKILAKEILNFPIEQTNEMYTNIVMNIRLPRVILAGLVGASLAVSGAAFQGLLRNPLADPYTLGVSSGASLGAVIVLFFSFSLPIIGPFTLPVFSVSFSFATIFAVLFFARKIDRSMKVESIILTGIIFSSFLGAFISLMIALTGNELRQIIGWLLGSVSMRGWSYITIILPFFLVGVLVLMLNAKELNALSFGEDRAQHLGVNVKRRKLTILTAGALLTGAAVAVSGTIGFVGLVVPHFIRQLCGPDHKHLLPLSLLSGGGFLIFADLVSRTIIAPTELPIGVITALIGAPVFAAILMKNRTGRRR from the coding sequence TTGCCAAAGCGGTCTATCCAGACGTATTTAAATAAAAAAGTAATCTACGTGCTGGCAATCGCCTTTTTGACAGCGTCGTTCCTTGCAGGAGTTTCAATCGGTGCGGTTTCTGTGCCAATCATGGATTTGCTGAAAATACTTGCTAAAGAAATTCTGAACTTCCCTATTGAACAGACGAATGAAATGTATACCAATATTGTTATGAATATTCGTTTACCGCGGGTTATTTTAGCTGGACTTGTCGGGGCCTCATTGGCTGTTTCAGGGGCTGCTTTTCAGGGGCTTTTGCGAAACCCATTAGCCGACCCATATACACTCGGTGTTTCATCAGGAGCATCGTTAGGCGCGGTGATTGTGTTGTTTTTCTCCTTCTCTTTGCCGATAATCGGTCCGTTTACACTTCCGGTATTTAGTGTGTCGTTTTCATTTGCGACCATTTTTGCCGTTCTGTTTTTTGCCCGGAAAATTGACAGGTCAATGAAAGTTGAATCGATTATCTTAACCGGTATTATTTTCAGCTCATTTCTAGGGGCATTTATCTCGTTGATGATTGCGTTAACGGGTAATGAACTGCGGCAGATTATTGGGTGGCTGCTGGGCAGTGTGTCGATGCGAGGCTGGAGTTATATCACGATTATCCTGCCTTTCTTCCTAGTTGGTGTACTAGTCTTGATGCTGAATGCAAAGGAATTGAATGCTCTATCCTTTGGGGAAGACAGGGCACAGCATCTGGGAGTAAATGTGAAACGCCGCAAGCTGACGATTCTAACTGCCGGAGCATTGCTGACTGGAGCAGCTGTAGCGGTTTCAGGAACGATTGGTTTTGTTGGTCTGGTCGTGCCGCATTTTATCCGGCAGTTATGCGGTCCCGATCATAAACATTTATTGCCGCTTTCTCTACTCTCAGGAGGGGGATTTTTAATTTTCGCTGACCTTGTATCAAGGACCATTATCGCACCAACTGAATTACCGATTGGCGTCATTACTGCTTTGATTGGTGCTCCTGTTTTTGCAGCGATATTAATGAAAAACAGAACAGGAAGAAGGAGATAA
- a CDS encoding ABC transporter substrate-binding protein, protein MRKLGMKLFAGILVIGILTGCGSEVEEKQQQSTSEMDRGETAVFPVTLKDATGEQVTIEQEPQKIVSLIPSNTEIAFAMDLGEKIVGVSDYDNYPKETADIEKIGDLEFNIEKIISLSPDLVLAHGSTLNSAKEGLQQLKDSGISVVVINDAANFEDVYTSIEMLGKATGADHKANVLIDEMKTKLRTIEEKAAEIKPHEQKKVLVEVSGSPEIYVTGKNTFMDEMLKLINAKNAAADQEGWAKMEEESMIEEDPDVIITTYGRYVDDVTSDILNRNGWEAVTAIKEKQVVDVDEDLVTRSGPRLAEGVDELAKAVYPDVFK, encoded by the coding sequence ATGAGAAAATTAGGCATGAAGCTATTTGCAGGTATTTTGGTCATCGGGATCTTGACAGGCTGCGGCAGTGAAGTAGAGGAGAAGCAGCAACAGTCCACTTCAGAGATGGATAGAGGTGAAACAGCGGTATTTCCTGTGACATTGAAGGATGCAACGGGTGAACAGGTTACTATTGAACAAGAACCACAAAAAATCGTTTCACTTATTCCAAGCAATACTGAGATAGCCTTTGCTATGGATCTAGGTGAAAAAATTGTCGGTGTCTCAGATTATGATAATTATCCAAAAGAAACCGCTGATATTGAGAAAATAGGAGACCTTGAATTTAATATAGAAAAAATTATTTCCCTGAGTCCTGATCTAGTGTTAGCCCACGGGTCCACATTGAATAGTGCGAAGGAAGGTCTGCAACAACTGAAGGATTCAGGTATTTCAGTAGTAGTCATCAATGATGCAGCAAACTTCGAGGATGTCTATACATCTATTGAGATGCTTGGTAAGGCAACAGGAGCCGATCATAAAGCAAACGTTCTTATTGATGAAATGAAGACAAAGTTACGTACTATCGAAGAAAAAGCTGCAGAGATTAAACCGCATGAACAAAAGAAAGTTTTAGTGGAGGTTTCCGGATCTCCAGAGATATATGTGACGGGAAAAAACACCTTCATGGATGAAATGCTGAAGCTGATCAACGCGAAAAATGCCGCAGCCGATCAAGAGGGCTGGGCTAAGATGGAAGAGGAATCGATGATTGAAGAGGATCCGGATGTCATTATTACGACGTATGGCCGTTATGTAGATGATGTAACAAGCGATATTTTAAATCGTAATGGTTGGGAAGCAGTCACTGCTATTAAAGAAAAACAGGTGGTTGACGTGGATGAAGATCTTGTTACTCGTTCAGGTCCAAGGCTGGCAGAGGGAGTAGATGAACTTGCCAAAGCGGTCTATCCAGACGTATTTAAATAA
- a CDS encoding GntR family transcriptional regulator encodes MSESTNFLYPEKWLLKASVGERITCELRMRIIAGLIESGAILSENKLAADFAASRSPVRDALKKLASENIIRLERMGAVVIGLTEKDINEIYDVRLLIESFVFERLVRIDTDDLTKELSKILEMMHVAIKYRDADEFSYQDLLFHETIIRSVNHSHILMIWNNLKPVMESFILLSMRGRFQETYNDFTRIMENHALYIEAIKAKDRSLMIKSLHKNFDDVQGKVDDLWMSQQMLAKGVGLDND; translated from the coding sequence ATGTCTGAATCTACTAATTTTCTATACCCAGAAAAATGGCTGTTAAAGGCATCAGTGGGTGAGCGGATAACATGCGAGCTAAGAATGCGTATTATCGCCGGATTAATTGAAAGCGGTGCCATACTATCGGAAAATAAATTGGCAGCAGATTTTGCTGCGAGTCGTTCCCCTGTCCGAGATGCACTAAAAAAACTAGCATCTGAAAACATCATTCGTCTAGAAAGAATGGGTGCTGTCGTTATAGGTTTAACAGAAAAAGATATTAATGAAATTTACGATGTACGTCTCCTTATCGAATCGTTTGTATTTGAACGACTTGTCAGAATAGACACCGATGATTTAACCAAAGAACTAAGTAAAATTCTTGAAATGATGCACGTTGCTATAAAATATCGTGATGCGGACGAGTTTTCATATCAGGATCTATTATTCCATGAAACCATTATCCGATCAGTCAACCACTCCCATATCTTAATGATTTGGAACAATTTAAAACCCGTCATGGAAAGTTTTATTCTCTTGTCAATGCGGGGTCGTTTCCAGGAAACATACAATGACTTCACACGAATAATGGAAAATCATGCTCTTTATATTGAGGCTATTAAAGCAAAAGATCGCTCACTCATGATTAAGTCTTTACATAAGAATTTTGATGATGTTCAAGGAAAAGTAGACGATTTATGGATGTCACAGCAAATGCTAGCTAAAGGAGTTGGGCTCGATAATGACTGA
- the gntK gene encoding gluconokinase: MTDYMVGIDIGTTSTKAVLFSEKGEVIQQANIGYPLHTPDSSTAEQNPEEIFQAVLQALSTIMKLHSNKTLSFISFSSAMHSVIAMDEQDQPLTPCITWADNRSEAWSRKIKNQLNGHEIYKRTGTPIHPMSPLSKIAWLVNELPEIASKATKYIGIKEYIFKKFFDQYVVDHSLASATGMMNLKTLDWDEEALQIAGITRSQLSDLVPTTKLFSGCNPSLAKEMGIDPQTPFVIGASDGVLSNLGVNAIGKGEIAVTIGTSGAIRTIINEPKTDEKGRIFCYALTEKHWVIGGPVNNGGMVLRWIRDEFASSEIETAKRLGIDPYEVLTRIAERVRPGADGLLFHPYLAGERAPLWNPDVRGSFFGLTMSHKKEHMIRAALEGVIYNLYTVFLALTECMDGPVTRIQATGGFARSRVWRQMMSDIFESEVVVPESYESSCLGACILGLYATGKIETFDVVSEMIGNTYKHLPKEEAVNEYRQLLPIFINLSRILENDYTKIADYQRNLLNN; encoded by the coding sequence ATGACTGATTATATGGTAGGTATAGATATTGGTACAACGAGTACGAAAGCTGTCTTATTTAGTGAAAAAGGCGAAGTAATCCAGCAAGCAAATATCGGTTACCCCCTTCACACGCCGGATAGTTCCACAGCTGAACAAAACCCAGAAGAAATTTTCCAAGCTGTTTTGCAAGCCCTTTCAACGATTATGAAGCTTCACTCTAATAAGACGTTATCCTTTATTTCATTCAGTAGTGCTATGCATAGCGTCATAGCAATGGATGAACAGGACCAACCACTCACACCCTGTATTACTTGGGCAGATAACCGAAGCGAAGCATGGTCTCGTAAAATCAAAAATCAGTTGAATGGGCATGAGATTTATAAACGGACTGGAACACCTATTCATCCGATGTCACCATTGTCCAAAATCGCTTGGTTGGTAAATGAACTCCCTGAGATCGCCTCCAAAGCAACAAAATACATTGGCATTAAGGAATATATTTTTAAAAAGTTTTTTGATCAATATGTAGTCGATCATTCGCTGGCTTCTGCCACTGGCATGATGAATCTTAAAACACTGGATTGGGATGAAGAAGCGTTACAAATCGCAGGAATTACTCGATCCCAATTATCTGATCTTGTCCCAACAACTAAACTTTTCAGCGGCTGTAATCCTTCTCTAGCCAAAGAAATGGGAATAGATCCTCAAACACCTTTTGTGATTGGGGCAAGTGATGGCGTTCTTTCTAACTTAGGCGTCAATGCAATCGGAAAAGGCGAAATTGCAGTCACGATTGGGACAAGCGGCGCTATTCGTACCATTATTAATGAACCAAAAACAGATGAAAAAGGACGGATTTTTTGCTACGCCCTAACCGAAAAACATTGGGTAATTGGCGGTCCTGTAAATAATGGAGGAATGGTTCTGCGCTGGATTAGAGATGAATTTGCTTCTTCAGAAATCGAAACAGCCAAAAGACTAGGGATCGATCCGTATGAAGTCTTAACTCGAATTGCTGAACGAGTTAGACCTGGAGCTGATGGATTGTTATTTCATCCATACCTAGCAGGTGAACGCGCTCCTTTATGGAACCCAGATGTACGCGGGTCATTTTTTGGTCTAACGATGTCGCACAAAAAGGAACATATGATTCGAGCCGCACTAGAAGGCGTTATCTACAATCTATATACCGTATTCTTAGCACTAACTGAGTGCATGGATGGACCAGTAACACGGATTCAAGCAACGGGAGGCTTTGCTAGATCAAGGGTTTGGCGGCAAATGATGTCCGATATATTTGAATCGGAAGTTGTCGTTCCTGAGAGCTATGAAAGTTCATGTCTTGGGGCTTGTATTTTGGGTCTTTATGCAACGGGGAAAATTGAAACATTTGACGTTGTGTCTGAGATGATCGGCAATACGTATAAACACCTGCCAAAAGAAGAAGCCGTTAACGAATATAGACAATTACTCCCGATTTTTATTAACTTATCTAGGATATTAGAGAACGATTATACAAAAATTGCCGATTATCAGCGAAATCTACTAAACAACTAA
- a CDS encoding GntP family permease has product MPLIIVAVGILALLILIMGLKLNTFVSLIIVSFGVALALGMPLDEIVTTIEAGLGGTLGHLALIFGLGAMLGKLIADSGGAQRIALTLVNKFGEKNIQWAVVAASFIIGIALFFEVGLVLLVPIIFAIAKELKVSILYLGIPMVAALSVTHGFLPPHPGPTVIAGEYGADIGEVLLYGIIISIPTVIIAGPLFTKLAKRLVPQSFTKTGSIASLGEQKVFKIEDTPGFGISVFTAMLPVILMSIATIITLLQNTIGFKDNSILAFIRFIGGASPAMLLSLLVAVYTMGIARKIPIKTVMDSCTTAITHIGMMLLIIGGGGAFKQVLIDGGVGDYVAELFEGTNLSPILLAWIIAAILRISLGSATVAALTTAGLVIPMLGQSDVNLALVVLATGAGSLVASHVNDAGFWMFKEYFGLSMKETFATWTLLETIISVAGLAFVLLLSLFV; this is encoded by the coding sequence ATGCCATTAATCATTGTAGCAGTTGGGATTTTAGCTCTATTGATCTTAATTATGGGCTTAAAATTAAATACCTTTGTTTCATTAATTATTGTATCATTTGGGGTTGCACTAGCACTTGGGATGCCTTTAGACGAAATTGTCACAACGATTGAAGCAGGGTTAGGAGGAACACTAGGCCACTTAGCATTAATCTTCGGACTAGGTGCCATGCTCGGTAAGCTAATCGCAGATTCAGGCGGTGCTCAGCGGATTGCGTTGACCCTTGTTAACAAATTCGGTGAAAAAAACATTCAGTGGGCTGTTGTCGCTGCTTCCTTTATTATCGGTATTGCCTTATTTTTTGAAGTGGGATTAGTTTTACTAGTTCCTATTATCTTTGCCATTGCTAAGGAATTAAAAGTTTCAATCTTATATCTTGGGATTCCAATGGTAGCTGCTTTATCCGTAACACACGGATTTCTGCCGCCCCATCCAGGACCAACGGTCATTGCTGGTGAATATGGTGCAGATATTGGTGAAGTATTACTCTACGGGATTATTATCTCCATCCCAACGGTTATTATCGCAGGACCTTTATTTACTAAGCTTGCTAAAAGACTAGTACCACAGTCGTTTACAAAGACTGGAAGTATTGCTTCTTTAGGCGAACAGAAGGTATTTAAAATAGAAGATACACCTGGTTTTGGCATTAGTGTCTTCACCGCAATGCTTCCGGTTATTTTAATGTCAATCGCTACGATCATTACATTGCTTCAAAATACGATAGGGTTTAAAGATAACTCGATTCTTGCCTTCATCCGTTTTATCGGCGGTGCATCACCCGCCATGTTACTTTCACTATTAGTCGCTGTCTACACAATGGGGATTGCCAGAAAGATTCCGATCAAAACGGTCATGGATTCATGTACAACGGCTATTACACATATTGGCATGATGCTCTTAATCATCGGGGGTGGAGGAGCGTTCAAGCAAGTACTCATTGACGGCGGCGTCGGCGATTATGTAGCAGAACTGTTCGAGGGAACAAACCTATCTCCTATATTACTAGCTTGGATTATTGCCGCTATTTTACGAATTTCATTAGGATCTGCAACTGTTGCAGCCTTAACAACAGCTGGATTAGTGATCCCAATGCTGGGTCAATCTGATGTAAACCTCGCTTTAGTCGTTCTTGCCACTGGAGCAGGTAGTTTAGTAGCTTCCCATGTTAATGATGCAGGATTCTGGATGTTTAAAGAGTATTTTGGTTTAAGTATGAAAGAAACGTTTGCCACGTGGACACTATTAGAAACAATCATTTCTGTAGCTGGACTAGCATTCGTATTACTGCTTAGTTTATTCGTATAA
- a CDS encoding HAD-IA family hydrolase — MRDSYKFVLFDLDGTISDPRLGIVHSVQYAAKKMKLRDVQAAEVEAHIGPPLQETFAEVFGLDEAETLSMIKFYREYFKKTGMFENVLYPGILELLETLKSNKRLVVATSKPTEFAQQIVSYFQIDPFFELVVGSNLDGTRTTKAEIIRYILEQYGEYKREDFVMIGDRKQDIHGAFHNGIDSIGVTYGFGSPAELMDAHPSHIVDTVSELGSYFTR; from the coding sequence ATGAGAGATTCATACAAGTTTGTGCTGTTTGACTTAGATGGAACGATATCCGATCCGCGGCTTGGCATTGTCCATTCGGTTCAGTACGCAGCTAAAAAAATGAAGCTTCGGGATGTTCAAGCAGCTGAAGTGGAAGCTCATATTGGTCCGCCGCTGCAGGAGACATTCGCTGAGGTATTTGGCTTAGATGAAGCAGAGACGCTATCAATGATTAAATTTTATCGAGAATATTTTAAAAAAACGGGGATGTTTGAAAATGTTCTTTATCCAGGTATTCTAGAGCTCTTGGAAACCTTGAAATCGAACAAACGGTTAGTGGTTGCAACGTCAAAGCCAACTGAGTTTGCGCAGCAAATAGTATCGTATTTTCAGATTGATCCGTTCTTTGAACTGGTGGTTGGAAGTAATCTTGATGGGACGAGGACAACAAAGGCAGAAATCATCCGTTATATTCTTGAACAATACGGGGAGTACAAACGAGAAGATTTTGTTATGATAGGAGATCGAAAACAGGATATTCATGGAGCCTTTCATAATGGAATCGATTCAATTGGCGTTACGTACGGGTTTGGTTCACCTGCAGAATTAATGGATGCACACCCAAGTCATATTGTGGACACTGTATCGGAATTAGGGAGCTATTTTACTCGATAA
- a CDS encoding cytochrome c oxidase assembly protein, protein MNHSNHNEVHINQAEAGLQILLALPFIIVLILYLIAVFISNRHHRNWPLARTVYWVSGVLLAILAVAGPIATRAHIDFTAHMLGHLLLGMLAPLLMVLAAPMTLLLRTISVTSARRLTRVLRSRPSRMFTHPIVASFLNIGGLWLLYTTNLYALMHENNMLNYLVHIHVFIAGYLFTLSMIYIDPIFHRSSFLFRSIVLIIALAGHGILSKYLYTHPPAGIPYEQAKQGSMMMYYGGDIIDLILIFILCLQWFRATKPRREAAMG, encoded by the coding sequence ATGAATCACAGTAATCACAACGAAGTTCATATAAACCAGGCAGAGGCAGGATTGCAAATTCTTTTAGCACTGCCTTTTATCATCGTGTTAATTCTGTATCTTATTGCTGTATTCATCTCTAATCGACACCATAGGAACTGGCCTCTAGCTCGAACTGTATACTGGGTTTCTGGTGTTCTATTGGCGATACTAGCAGTGGCTGGACCCATCGCAACTCGAGCCCACATAGATTTCACAGCACATATGCTCGGTCATTTACTCTTAGGAATGCTGGCTCCATTGTTGATGGTTCTAGCTGCCCCAATGACATTACTGCTGAGGACAATAAGCGTCACTTCTGCACGGCGTCTTACGCGTGTTCTAAGGAGTAGGCCGTCTAGGATGTTTACCCATCCAATTGTGGCATCATTTTTAAATATAGGGGGTCTTTGGTTATTGTACACGACCAATCTATACGCCCTTATGCACGAAAATAACATGTTGAATTATCTTGTGCATATTCATGTCTTTATAGCGGGATACTTATTCACCTTATCTATGATTTATATTGATCCAATCTTCCACAGGAGTTCTTTTTTATTTCGCTCAATCGTCTTAATTATTGCCTTAGCCGGCCATGGTATTTTATCAAAGTATCTCTATACGCACCCACCTGCGGGAATACCTTACGAACAGGCAAAACAGGGAAGTATGATGATGTACTATGGCGGAGATATCATTGACCTAATATTGATATTCATTCTATGTTTGCAATGGTTTAGAGCAACTAAACCTCGAAGGGAAGCAGCTATGGGGTAA
- a CDS encoding DUF2243 domain-containing protein: MSTTNNRTAYSSRNIWTGILFGLGLVGFIDEVVFHQLLHWHHFYDKSTTDMGLVSDGLFHAFSWFATIASSFLLADLHRKQAYWFKRWLAGVFLGGGAFQLYDGTIQHKLMGLHQIRYVENVYVYDIIWNFIAIVMIIIGVTLIIRTRGRKHDDGKTVAHESQ; this comes from the coding sequence ATGAGTACAACGAATAATAGAACAGCATACTCCAGTAGAAATATATGGACTGGAATTTTGTTTGGGCTCGGTTTAGTTGGTTTTATTGATGAAGTTGTCTTTCATCAGCTGTTACATTGGCATCATTTCTACGACAAATCAACGACAGACATGGGACTGGTATCAGATGGTTTATTTCATGCTTTTAGCTGGTTTGCAACTATCGCTTCTTCGTTTCTATTAGCCGACTTGCACCGTAAGCAAGCGTATTGGTTCAAAAGATGGTTAGCGGGTGTGTTTCTTGGAGGAGGGGCTTTCCAGTTATATGATGGAACCATCCAGCATAAATTAATGGGGTTACATCAGATTCGCTATGTAGAAAATGTGTATGTGTATGATATAATCTGGAATTTCATTGCTATTGTTATGATTATAATCGGTGTCACCCTCATTATTCGTACACGCGGAAGAAAACATGATGATGGAAAGACTGTTGCCCATGAATCACAGTAA